A region of the Drosophila subobscura isolate 14011-0131.10 chromosome J, UCBerk_Dsub_1.0, whole genome shotgun sequence genome:
AGAAAGCGGCtttcgtgtgtatgtgtctgtgtgccgtgtgtgtgtcgcgGCGTCACTGTATGGACGGCAGCCAAGTCTGTCGAGTTCAAGGCCAGGGGCGCAGCGGGTTAATTGCGTTGTGGTATATTTGGGCCACACAATGTCGCTCTAACCAATCTTTTCGTTCTGGAAAAGCGCTCGCTTGCGCTCTCTATCTTTCCAATTAGCACCTACAAATGATTTACAACTGTAATTGGAAactttctttggctttggcggcgCTTCCTTGCACGCACCAATACTGATGCAATTATTTGCCGCGAGGCGAAATGCCGGTTCGTCCTCGGCTTGAATGCTTACTTTAAGTTGAAACTCGCTGCAGGGTGTTCACTGTACGTGCTGCGATTATATTTATCTCGTTTATCTGCACTTTTTGCCGTTTTTAAATGCgcttttttgattttttctaCAAATTGCGGCTGCGAAGGCGTCAAAAGTTAGAGTGGCTGTTTCAGCGTGTTCGTAAAATACTGAGCGAGTCCAGCATGCGATACTCGATACTTTTGACAGCTGAGATATTGATAGAGTGACTATCGCTCATTTTCCTGCACTAGCTGTTGTcaaaaattttacaaaatacacaaatttgttCTACTTTTCGTGAATTCCTAATGAAATTGGAGATAATCAACAGTTATGAGTAGTGAACCGGAAAGTGACGACAGTTGGGGACCAGAGGCCGATACCGACGACGAACTCAACACAGATGTTGATGTAGAGTACTCGGAGGAGAGTCAAGAGTCGCTGCAGCCCGTTGTACGACGCCAAAACTTTCAGCGAATTGTCACACAAGACAATGGCCATGTTTCGCCCGAAACGGCCATGTTTCACGGGTTTGACGCTAATCTGGAACCACTGGAGCCACTCGAGGAGCTTCTTCCGCCAGAACTGCTGGCATTGGCAGAAGTCCCAGACGAGCCTGAGCCTCAGCAAGTGGCTGCATCAGCAGATGCTGCAAACGATGTGGAAACCCTCGAGGCAGAGCTGCAGGCACTGGAGGGGAATGAGgaaccacagcagcaaccgccCAGTCCGCCCACCAACTCGCACAGAGCCCCAGCACAGGGCAATGTCATAGATTTAGACACCCCATCGCCGCCAAAGAAACGCAAGCGTCTATCCGCTGCAGACACAAGCCTCAAGAAGTCGCCCGAGTCGACAAAAGCACCAGCGCCGCCGCCAGAGGACGAAGATGATGGCTTGACCTGTCCCATCTGCCTGGACTCGTGGGAGATGAGCGGCGAACATCGTTTGGTCTCCCTGCGCTGCGGTCATTTGTTTGGCGAGGCCTGCATACGCCGCTGGCTGGGCGAGAGCCAGAAGCAGTCGTCCGTGAAGGTGTGCCCACAGTGCAAGACGAAGGCGACGTACAAGGACATTCGGCATCTGTATGCCAAGCGCATCCTCGTGGTGGACACCGAACTCAGGGatcagctggaggaggaacGGAGACGCAATCACATCCTAACCACAGAGCTGTCGGCCATTAAGCTGGCGCACTACGTGACCGCCGATAAGCTGCTGCAAACGACAAAGAAATACAACCAGCTGGTGTCCATGACCGAGGGCACTGGCGGCCGTGGCGCTTACTCCCTGCTGTCGGGTGCCACGAAGAAGCGTGTgcccctgcagcagctgcccatGCATCGCCTCTACATGGAGAAGAACTTTGAGATTACACGCGATCCCGGCTGCCGCGTGCTGCACTTCTCCGGCAGGCATTCGCTGCTGATGGCCAGCCAGAAGAGCGGCCAGAGTCTGTTCCCGGGCTATGGGGTGCGCTTCATTGATCCCTTGACCTTCCAGCCGCTGCAGTTCCTCTACACCACGCCCATGATGGTGCGGAATATCGCATTCAGTGACAcgaagcagctgctggctgtgtcCAGTCGCGAGTCCAAGATCAAGCTGTTCGATGTGCGCACCAAGCTGCAGTCCTGCATGGTCACGGCAAATGATAAGAAGCTGTGGGCGTGCGCTCTGGATCGGAATGATCGTGATAATATGCTCTATGGCGGCGATCTGCGAGGCGGTGTCTACATTTATGACGTGCGCTTTCCCGATAACATTCTCAGCCAATTTCAGGCCGATGGTGGGTAGCAAAAGGCCATTTCCATGTCCAAACTTTCATTTTTGAATGCCTTTTCAGAGAACTTTAGTCCTGTGATTCACATCGAGGCTGTGCCGCCGAATAAGACCTTCCACAATGGAGGATTCCTCGTCTGCCAGCTGTCCGCGTTGACTTTCTACGAATTTTGCACACCCGGCGAGGTGGCCCAGCCCACGCGACTCAATGTCGATGGACCGTTCCTGTCCATGCAGTACGATTATGTGCAGGACACGCTGCTCATTTCGGCACGCTGCAACCCGAGCTCGCCCAACTCGCGCTTTGTGCTCGGCCAACTGGACAAGATCGACAACATTCCGGTGCTGCGTGTGCGGGTGACCATCTATGGTCCGCCGGCCACGCCCATTATGACACGACCCACACAGCTGGGTGTCGAGGATAACACGCTGATTGTGGGCTACCTGCAGGAGAGCAAGCAACTGATGCTGCACGATGTGCGACGCGAGGAGCGTGTGCAAACGATGCCCGTCAACGAGGTGATCTACGACTTTTGTCCagtgagcaacaacaatggctcCTATTTGGCTGCACTGACCGACAACAAGTGTCGCGTTTACAAGCTTAACAGCACGGGTTAGAGTTGGGAGCGAGAGCGCTGGCAGTATTGGTTCATTTTCTGTGAAAATGTGTCCACAACCCTCAATTTAAATGTCTAATGTTTATAGTTATAGTTCTTAATCATTTCTTTCGTttattaaaacatttatcaGAACATCAAATCTAAATGTAATTccattttacacattttccttttgattttcgatttcaattcttgaactttttgtgtgttttgtgtgtggagattgcattttgtataaaatgtttttttgtttgtttccatAAGAgattaatatacatataaagcTATACaaaaagtacgagtatttattataaatagaTATATGTGAATATCTCCCAAAAAGGTTTTTTCCGAAgcgaatgaaatgaatggTTGTTGGATGCGCAGTCTCTAGCGGACGAGGAAAATGTTTACAACAGAATTCCCGCTTAAATGAACTAAAACTAAATGAGTTGGGGATTTCCCCTTTATAAAGTCGTTATCAAAAAAGAAGTTTCTACATCGTTGGTCATTTTGCTGTCGCTTCTAAATATCCTTTGCTGCATATTGTATTACTAAAGTTAGTTCTTGAGTTGAAAGACGTTTAGACTATACTTTTCAagtataatttttatatatttgttgtgttgtgtgttgggggtgtgtgtgtgtggtgtcgtGTTGTGTAAGATTAGCGCATAAGTTTAATCGTCGTTTTATGTTTATAAGTATTATTATATGGTTAGAGATACATAAGAGATACTTAAAGAACGGCGTAACTTAAATTGTAAGACAACTAAATATACAGTAGCGATAGAGTGTGAGGGGCAGAAAGTATTCATACATAAACACTAGAGTCACTTAGAGTCTAAACTAAATGCAAAACGATTGGCTCCAAGGAGCTGAAAaggaagtggcagcaggcGTAGCTGTGTGCATTGGTCAGGGATTCAGCTTCAGATCAAAACGAATCCCCTGGACACAATGCAGACAACAACCATTTACAAAGAGTCAAAGAAAAAAGTGTGGGGAGAAAGTTGTagggttttggggttttggttTCATCTCTTAGTTGCCCGCTCAATCGATGCGCGCATAGCGCGGCACTATATCCTTGCTAATCCAGTAATTGCAATGCTCGTAGTCCTCCTGCGGCTGTGCATCTTGCCCCACATTGATGACCCTGCGACGCGGCTCAAACGACTGCACCGTGCCATGGGACACATAGTAGTAGAAGAGCTGCTGCATGGCCGACACATAGCGACGCTGCTCCACGGTGTGCGGCTCGTAGCGTCCCAGTATGGCCTGCACATCGGCATCCACTGTCGCCAGCTGgtcctcgccctcgccctggGTGACCACATAGAAGGGCACACTCGGCTGGAGGCGGGCATTCGTGAGCAGCGGGCAGACGGTGCGTATGTCCGTGATGATGGACACCAGAGCGGCATAGTTGGTGGCGTTGTAGCGTTCGATCACCTCATCGGTGAGGCCCAGGGCGCCAATTTGTGAATTTTGCAAGTACTCGCGCACCTCCTCCTTCGTCCAGTTGGCGTGCAGCTCCCTCAGCTTCTCGGTGTGCGCCTCGTGGGCGGTGGCGCCCACaaccagcagcggctgctcgGTGGCCTGATCGCGCTTCCACGACTCTGAGGGATGCTGGAAGAGCACATCCCCATCCAGCACCAACCACTCGTGTCGGCTGCCGCTGTTGATCtcctgcggctgtggcagatCCTGCGGGAAGTGCAGCCAAGTGTCGGGTGTGGCGGCCCACAGCTTCTCGCTGGAAGCATCGCGCAGGCACTCCACATCGCTGCAGTCCAAGGTGACCATCAGCTGCTGATTGAGCTTCTCCGCCTCGGCCAGGGGTTTGCCGGGGAATATGGCCGAGCCGGAGGAGGACCAGGCGCGTGTGTACAAATCCTTCAGCTTGGGGGAGCTGACCAGCGCCGAGACCAGAGTGGCGCCTGCACGATGTCCCAACAGCGTCACCGACTTGGGATCTCCGCCGAAATTAACGATATTCAATTGAATCCACTTCAGGACAGCAATGATATCCGTCAGCGCATAGTTGCCGGAGGTTCTTGGGTGCGCCTCCTTGGTGAGCGCGTCCAGAGCGAGGAAACCAAAGATGCCCAAACGGAAATTCGGCCGCACAAAGATCACATCATGGGAGCGCGAGTAGCGAGCCGAGGGACGCAGTATGCCCGGCGATGGGCCCGCCAGCGACTCGGCGCCAATGAGCACCACCACGGGCAGTGGGTTCGTGTAGCGCACGTGGGGCGTCACGACATCCAGGAAGAGGCAATCCTCATCACCGACAGTGGTGCCATTGCCCAGTCGCTGAGTGCACACGACGCTGCTGTTGTGCGTCTGCAGCGTGTCATTCCAGCAGCCATCGATGCTGTCAATCAGCTGTGCCGGGCGCCAGCGTAGCTCATCCACGGGTGCCTTGGCATACGGAATGCCGCGGAAGGCAAAGGCGCCATCCTCCTTGACACCCTCCACGGGTCCGCAGCCGGTGACCGCCAGAATGTAGCGACCTTCGCGCAGCGGCGGCGAGGTCAAAGTCTCGTGCGTCAGCACATAGCCAATCACCGCCAGGAGCAGCACAAAGAGGAGTATCCCGAAGGCAATCAAAGCATCATCCACGCTGCACTTGTAGCCACgaaggcgctgcagcagcgacactGGACGATCGCGTTCATCCTCTTCGGCGGCCAGCTTCTGTTCGGCAGCCAGTTTCTCATCCTTCAGTTCACTTTTGATGTCATCCGTGCCATTGGCATTCTTCACGGGCGCACGGTCCACAGTGTCCTGATCCTTGAGTGAATCATCGAGCGTTTCCATGGATGCGAGTCCCGCCTTGCCGCCCAGACCCATCTCCACATCGTCGCCGTTCTTGCGCTGCTTGGGGATCATGTTCGCAATGGGCAGTTTGATGGCATTCAAGAGTCCACGCTTTGGTGGCGGCTCCACGGCAGCGTCCTCCACAGCGGCAGCCTCAGCAGTGGCTTCTAAAGAAAGGAAATTTAAAGTAATTTCTGGGCACACAAACAGGGGAAAATCTGTAACATACCCGACTTGGCATCCGCATCTCCATTGACGAGCgctttcttctccttttcggCGCTGGGTTTGCGCACAAAGAAGCTGCGCAGGCGCTGACCCAAGCCAGGACGCGGCTTGGCCTCTGCTcccgccgcagctgctgctgcggcatctCCATTGAGAGCTGCCGCCTCTTTGTCCTTGTCTTCGGCATCCTTCTCGAGCAGCTCCCCCTCGGCACCGTCGCCCTCTGCCTTGGGTTTGTTCTTCATAAAGAAACCTGGCAGCTTGAGCCCACCAATCGGTATCTTCTTGGGCTTCACCTCGCGCTCTTCCTTGCTGATTTTCTTCTCCTCAGCCACACCGCTGCCCTCCACCGGCTgtggcttctccttctcctcggGTATGTCTATGATCTCATGTCCCTTCTCTTCAGTTTTTTTGTCACCCACTGGGGACTTCTTGCCCGCATTCGGGGTGGCTGGCTTCGATGACTGCGGACTGGGCGTCTTTTCGGTCTTCTTGGTGGTGTCCAGCATCTTGTCCGTCTCCTTGGGCTCCTCCAGCGTCTCCTGCTGCGCGGTCGTTGTCTCCGTTGGCGGCGTTTCCTTCTCCTCGAGTTCACCCATTATTGTCTTTGTCGCTCAAGTTTCGTTTTTAGAGAACTCTGCAAGAATTCTGCAAGCAAAGGAAAGGCAGCAAAATCTTTAGTGGAAGTTCGTAGAGTATTTCCCGCGTGGCCTGCACCAACCTTTGACTTAGTTTTTCTGCCACTAACTAGGTTACACTTTGGTTCTACAGCTGCTGTATAGTTTCTACGTttcgaatatatttttgtctcTATTTTTTAGGGATCTACGATCTAGGATCTATCACGATCGCTGGCTGAAATGCTTctagctgccgctgccggctGCCAGCGTACTTTATACCCACCCCGACCCGTCCTGATCCTCTctgcatttttcctttttccatcATTTTCTCTACCTGAGCAGCGCACGTACCTTCTGCTCCGGCTCTACCCAGGTAGAATCCATGGAAAATTGCTCAAATTTCCATTGCAACATTCccgtttttctctttttttggggcggGAAGACCGCAAATTTATTGAGGCGACAGCTGCGCTCAGCTGCGACAGCAAGACGTTCATTTTGGTTTGCTGATCCCTGATCCCTGTCCCATGTCCTAGATCctgctctttctttctgctttttggtACGTGCTGCCCCGTTCACACGTTGCACGTTTCACGTTCTACGAAAATGTTCTTTTAATTAGCGAAAACCTATAAAATCAACGTCGCAACGCAGCAAGGACATTTTGGTCATTAGAAAAGGTAACGCCGCAGCGGGATCGAAGGATTAGCGGATGTTCTTCGGTAGCAAAATCACGTCTGCAGCTTAGAAATGACCAAAAGTCAGGGGAATTGTTTAGCACGATAAAAAGAGACCGAAAACGTTTAAAATGTGACTCTAGGTTGACATTTTGACTGTAGACATGATCTATGAGATCAttaggcaggcaggaaggccTTAAAGAGCAAAGGAAAATGGCAGCTTTAGCAGTGAAAATGTACTCCATGAAGAGCGAAATCTTTGCTGTTTCCTGGATAATACATAGGAACAGAAATTTATAGATTTTGATATGAAATTTGATCAAGAAATCACTTCAAAACTTCTTTCCCAGAAAACCTCAGCAATCTTTGGTCAAGTTTACGCTTCAAAAGGTATCAAAACCCACATAAAACATTGAGCAATGATCATCTACAATTTCCTTCAATCCAATACCTCATTAAGTGCTTATCAATCAAGAGTTTGTTCACTGTTTGCTCTGCCATCCCATGCCTATCAATGGATTTCATTGAATTTCCTAGAATCCCTCCCCCATTGACACACTAAACTATAATCTTCACGCACTCACGCTTGGGGCATCTCCAGCTCAGAGTTTTTACAGCGCCCCAACACTCATTATTTCCCCGTTTTCCACACAAGCAACACAAAAGATATGGAAAATGTGGAGGGAAAAACGATGCCAGGTCTCGACctttgctggctctggctgtcaTGTAAATCAACcgaaattccattaaaatttGAACTTAAAGTTCAAAACGCATTGCGTGTAATAATCTGTTGCTATGTTATCACCATTTTCCTTACGTactctttgccttttgcccgctctttctctcgttctctgcggaaaagtgtgtgtgtttaaagtGGAAGGAAAATCGAAACCAAACCCCCGAGGCATTGCGTATCGAAAGTGAAAAGAGTGTCACATGTGCgagagaaacacacagaaatccAATTGAATCGGATTTCAAAGCATTAACGACAATGGGTAGGATGGGTATggggagcgggagcaggcagggcagagcagataAGTGTTGTCTGGTTCTACGATTCTCTAATTCTCTGGCCCGAAGTGCAGACACAAGTCATGGGGCCACAAGTCTACATAAGCCTCTCCTCCTtccttctgcctctgcttctgcttctccttctgcaaAAATGCAGGTCAAAGTAATTACAGAATACTCGCTGGAAAATGGAGTAGCTGCAAATGTCTACTGGAAGTAGCTGGAACAGTGcgtttcagcagcagcaagacgacaacaaatatttacttgaGTCTTTGGGGTCTTTAGAAATTAATAAAGCCTTTCACTTATGGGAAATTTAAGCAGCAAAACAACGGCATTGCCAAATGGAATAAATTTTGCTGGTTATCAGGGAATTTTTCAAGTGCTTTCTTATACATATGAAACGTACTTTCTTCCCTATACAACACTTGGAGTCTGATCCCAGCCTCTTTTGTCACTTTAACAATTGCCAAAggaatttattaataaattagagtttttttttatttttctataaagcCAGAGCTTAAAGTGCAAAATATTTAGAGATGGATTTAGTTCAACGTCTAAACTTAGTTTTGTTAATTAGCTGAGAATGAGATCTTTTGTGGCTGAGAATTGTTTGCGGCGGCGTCcgaacaaaacaacaaatggacGCGCCCAAAAAGACAATAAAAAGCGGCGAAAAGCGGTACAAAGGAAAAGCGTTCCCTGTTGACACGCACTCCCCCATGGCCTccacccccctctctctctctttctctttctcgctccCTTTCTCTGTGGCATATGTGACCGACAAGCGACGCAAAGTTTGGCTGTCTGGTGGCTGCGGCTGTAATTTGTCTTGGCTcgtaaattaaatcaaattcgaAACTTGCGTTTGACATGCAATTTCCTTCCCCTCTTTTGACTTCCTTCTCCATGTCCTAAACTCTACTCCACCCTCTTTTTCCcactctctatatctctccCCACAGCTTtccaaaatttaatttcctttttttgtgtgtgtgtgtgggaaattgccgtaaaaacataaaaagttGACCACAAAATGCGGCAAGGGATACGCTTAAAGAGCATTTACAGTGGGCCGCAATATaacaaaagtaaagtaaatatttCGAATCTCTTTTTTGTAGCACttttattccgttttgtgcCACTGTGGCCATGTCCAACGATAATCCCCCTCTTGTTGGCACCCCCCAAAGCGCCGTGTAAGCTCATGTATACAGATCCCCGTAGCTTAGGCgcaacaaatacataaattctcGTAGAATATCTTTCCCATATCTCGCAGACATGTCAGGAACCACtttgaaatgcataaaaatgcaattgcttttggccatttattcTATTGTTTCACAAAGAGAGCGGGGGAGAGGGGCGGAGTGTTCCGGGCGATAAGCCCCCCCGCTACGGTGAGTGAGAAAGCGACAACTGCTACACAAGTTTTCAGTGCTAACTGTCATTCAAGACGcaacctgtgtgtgtgtttgtgtgtgtctattactccctctcccactcaccCACACGAAATGGCAGCGAAGCATGAAACGAAAAGGTGTGGGGAGGAGGTAGGAATTGAAAATAGAAGCAGACATAACAGAGGAGTGGGAGAGAAGGTCCGACAGACCTGCGTcctgttattattatttattactgTTCTTGTTTTCGCTCCTGCTGTCACTTTACTCTTTCTATTCGATCAATCCTACTTCCACTTTTCCCCCATCTCCCTCACCTATCCTTCTCACACTCCCACTCAGCACAGTCCTCATGCCACTCACATGAGTCGCTCCCACTCACACTCccacacgctctctctctctcacctttctctgcttattttgacttgcGACCAAACCACCAGATGGCGCTGGCCGCCCTCGTCTGTGCGTGTGAGCCGGCATTAAAGGTGTCGcagggagacagggagagagtgagggagatgGCTGTACTGATTGATAGGTGAGTGCTAGCAGGACGGAGGCACAATAAAAAACACTCACTTTTacactattattattatgcacatgtgcgtgtgtgggtgcttTTTATGCTCAATTAAACAGGATATTGGTACAACTGCAGGACACACTCGGCGCGTCTGAGCCCACGACATAAAGATTCAATGATAACGAACAAGCCAACAAACATTCATTTATAATTACAGAGAAACGAGGAAATTTGTCTAGACAGCCGCTACCGCTGctaccaccgccaccgccaccgcaacaacaataacagcaatcaacggaaatgcaatttccaggCTCCTCCTCAGaaggctcctgctcctacgCGACAGCAGCCCCACCATGCCTCCCCCAagtgctgttgctcctgcaaTCAACGCTGCAGATTCAATATCCTCGGGCCACAacataatttttcaatttgctcCTCAAATATCCCTCCAGCAGAGTGACTCCCTAACGAAGTCAATTTGTCAGCCAGACGCCatacaaaagagagagagagagaaagagagagatggcctATGCTAATGGACTTTTGCAGCTTATACTTTTTGcaaggtggaggaggaagcTTATAGCCAGAAAGCTCTTCTACAAACTGAAATGTTACAACTGAATGAATTTATGTATGCCCTTAGGGTCCACCTCTTGAAATTAACTTGAAAGTATTTGGATATAACAATTTATTATGCTTATTTTTTTCAAGTTTGTTAATTTCATGGCAATTTATAGAGGGGGAGAACGTAATTCCAATCAAAAGTGGGATGATTAATGATGACCCCGGCCACGTGTGCCAAGGGGGAAGGGGTGCCAAGTTCACTCGAGCATAAGCTATGATGAGAAgcacagaaaccaaaaaccgcaaAACCCCAAAAGGTTTGCTGTGCACGTGCTCTCCTCCCCTAACTCtttttcttcccttttgtTAGATGATAATCTCCAGAGAGGCCacagaggagcaggcagcagtgcAGGTAGAGAGCGGAAATTTGTAAACGAGTAAACACCAGTGtgttccacacacactcacaataAACCTCAAAGGATCTCTCCCCTCCGGAAGGCGCCAGTGCGCTCTCTTGTGGTGTTGGTTTCTGAGAGAGGGGGGGAAGAGCAAACAAGAATAGTGACGAAGAGGGGCAGGGGTAATACCACTTCAAAAAAGggaatttttatgaatttgttATTACACTGAAGAGAGTACAGGgcaacagagggagagagagaataacCTTGAAATGCGTTCATCTCAGTTATTTGATACCTCCGTTAGGGTATGCCTTACTCATGGAAATATACAGCGTTTAAGACAAGTTTCAATATATGAAAACCGTAGTAAAGGGTAACCTTTCAGTCGACTAGCGCATCCGATGTttttttgtcctttttttccGTCATTCCTATTTTATTGCGCAGTTCCCTCTGCGACAAGAAGGAAAGAGCGAGATAAGCAAAGATTTCTAGCAAGATAAAAATGCTTGAAATTCTTCTAGAAGGCAATTGAAATTgtcaacaaattatttatggctCTCCTTTTCCTATTCTGCCTTCCCTCCATTCTCCATATAGGGTTCCTCATAATCCTCTCATTAGTCAATTGTCAGCAGGATATTCTCTCTTAAACTCAAGATTGCTGATGGATTTATAGTGTACAAAGTTGAGGAAATTCTCAAGCGGTTGACCATGAACCCCaaaactgttgttgtttatctTGGAGCAAGGCTTGGTGGCGGggaaaaagtgttgaaaatgtTGTTTGGATTGTCTTCAATTTTCTCCATTTCCTTTGCTATCTTTTTCCCttaattgttgtttacttttcgagtGAAAGCCGTCAACACACACGCCCCAACGCCCTACAACTCCGCCCATTACATAAGAAAATACTTCCAATTGAAATGtaaagcaaacgaaaatgaGAAACTGTGGCacactcatcatcatcatgccccctgccccatccCCTGTCGGCTTTTGTCTTTTGAAAACTTGGCAAAACAATGAAGGAAGTTGGAAATTGTGGGGGGAGTTGTTCCCTCAATAAATCTCTTTTCGAATGCAAATGTTGCGTCAGCTTGGAAATCTTCACTTTTCTTCATTTCCCTGCCCCAGCAGCTGTCTCTTCTTTTTGATATTTCCTTgggttttctttggttttgttgatGTTTTCTTGGGTTTATACTTCAACGATTCCCCCCGGAAGTCGTTGTCTGAGAGCAGATCCCCTTTTTTttagagcagcagctgccgaaTACAAACTTTCTATTGGGGGATCATTTGTGATCTTTTCCTCTCATTAATTGCCATCACCTATTCATTAATTATTGAATTATAGTTTCTTTATCCccaatttcattaatttccttttcatttgtttatggAATTATCTCTCTAATTGGAGATTTATTCTCCCAAGTCGCtctatttttggtctgcatcCAAAATCTTGATGGATGAAAAATGCATCTCTGAATGGCATTTGAGGATTAGAAGGCCCATTATTGTTtatgaaaatgttcaaaaggATTTGTCACGCCTTTGATTTATGTCAAATGTTAATGTTTTTGTTCCAAAGAAAGGATGGTAATGGAGTTGCAGATGGAGTAAAATCTTCTGTAAAATCATTTGACACGAGCCATTAGACCCCAAGAGCCACAGTGACAATGacgaagatgatgatgatgatgggtgtgcgtgtgttctGGGGGAATTATATTCCATAGAATCATGGGAGGCGCCATTAATCTTATTAAGAGCTCAGAATCGAAGCAGAGTAAGAAATCTTGTAGCAAGAGAAATAATGATTGCTTGGAATTACTTTGGTTAATGTTTTCGAGAGGCAATTAATGGATTGTGGGGGATTAGAATTTGAGCTTTGATGACTAAAGGATTATTATTGTCAGTTTTAGGAAGCTTTTCACTTTGGGTAACTGAAATATTGGGACTTCGAAAGGAATATTGTTGGAAAACacatttttataatattttcccTATGACCAATACTACCAATACTTCCCTCCCCtcacaaaaaatgtatttaaaaatttcctTACAAGAATGTTTGCTCAAAAGTTTCCATATGTTGAAGGGGGTCTCTTCTTCAAATCTAGCACCTTCCTCGCATTTTTCTGCACTTCCCCTACTTTCCCATTCCTTTTTCCTTGTGTTCCCCTACTTGTATATTCCTTTTGGTCTTCTCTTGTCTCTTTTACTCCTACACACCACCAATTTTTACCGCAATTGTTTGGTTCTTACTTGTTTCTCAATTCCCGCAAATGGATAATTTTTcagttcttgttgttgttgctgccggcACTTCGGCTGCTTGTTGAGGAATAATCCGAATGTAGTCGAT
Encoded here:
- the LOC117892994 gene encoding E3 ubiquitin-protein ligase RFWD3; its protein translation is MSSEPESDDSWGPEADTDDELNTDVDVEYSEESQESLQPVVRRQNFQRIVTQDNGHVSPETAMFHGFDANLEPLEPLEELLPPELLALAEVPDEPEPQQVAASADAANDVETLEAELQALEGNEEPQQQPPSPPTNSHRAPAQGNVIDLDTPSPPKKRKRLSAADTSLKKSPESTKAPAPPPEDEDDGLTCPICLDSWEMSGEHRLVSLRCGHLFGEACIRRWLGESQKQSSVKVCPQCKTKATYKDIRHLYAKRILVVDTELRDQLEEERRRNHILTTELSAIKLAHYVTADKLLQTTKKYNQLVSMTEGTGGRGAYSLLSGATKKRVPLQQLPMHRLYMEKNFEITRDPGCRVLHFSGRHSLLMASQKSGQSLFPGYGVRFIDPLTFQPLQFLYTTPMMVRNIAFSDTKQLLAVSSRESKIKLFDVRTKLQSCMVTANDKKLWACALDRNDRDNMLYGGDLRGGVYIYDVRFPDNILSQFQADENFSPVIHIEAVPPNKTFHNGGFLVCQLSALTFYEFCTPGEVAQPTRLNVDGPFLSMQYDYVQDTLLISARCNPSSPNSRFVLGQLDKIDNIPVLRVRVTIYGPPATPIMTRPTQLGVEDNTLIVGYLQESKQLMLHDVRREERVQTMPVNEVIYDFCPVSNNNGSYLAALTDNKCRVYKLNSTG
- the LOC117892993 gene encoding neurotactin gives rise to the protein MGELEEKETPPTETTTAQQETLEEPKETDKMLDTTKKTEKTPSPQSSKPATPNAGKKSPVGDKKTEEKGHEIIDIPEEKEKPQPVEGSGVAEEKKISKEEREVKPKKIPIGGLKLPGFFMKNKPKAEGDGAEGELLEKDAEDKDKEAAALNGDAAAAAAAGAEAKPRPGLGQRLRSFFVRKPSAEKEKKALVNGDADAKSEATAEAAAVEDAAVEPPPKRGLLNAIKLPIANMIPKQRKNGDDVEMGLGGKAGLASMETLDDSLKDQDTVDRAPVKNANGTDDIKSELKDEKLAAEQKLAAEEDERDRPVSLLQRLRGYKCSVDDALIAFGILLFVLLLAVIGYVLTHETLTSPPLREGRYILAVTGCGPVEGVKEDGAFAFRGIPYAKAPVDELRWRPAQLIDSIDGCWNDTLQTHNSSVVCTQRLGNGTTVGDEDCLFLDVVTPHVRYTNPLPVVVLIGAESLAGPSPGILRPSARYSRSHDVIFVRPNFRLGIFGFLALDALTKEAHPRTSGNYALTDIIAVLKWIQLNIVNFGGDPKSVTLLGHRAGATLVSALVSSPKLKDLYTRAWSSSGSAIFPGKPLAEAEKLNQQLMVTLDCSDVECLRDASSEKLWAATPDTWLHFPQDLPQPQEINSGSRHEWLVLDGDVLFQHPSESWKRDQATEQPLLVVGATAHEAHTEKLRELHANWTKEEVREYLQNSQIGALGLTDEVIERYNATNYAALVSIITDIRTVCPLLTNARLQPSVPFYVVTQGEGEDQLATVDADVQAILGRYEPHTVEQRRYVSAMQQLFYYYVSHGTVQSFEPRRRVINVGQDAQPQEDYEHCNYWISKDIVPRYARID